From Nicotiana tabacum cultivar K326 chromosome 20, ASM71507v2, whole genome shotgun sequence, one genomic window encodes:
- the LOC107813125 gene encoding uncharacterized protein LOC107813125: protein IPWFKAPGSYVAAFVPESKGMPASVQIYACGKDLQSQAVARRSFFRCSTVQLSWNSGSTGLLVVVQSDVDKTNQSYYGESKLNYLTIDGTHEGLVPLRKDGPIHDVQWSYSGKEFAVVYGFMPAMATVFDKKCNPLLELGTGPYNTIKWNPLGNFICLAGFGNLPGDMVVLCINQHTTKPRIFQQTKFEKPCLKWRVKIFHHNGSLYFKKMFDRLYQVDWKPELVEKFGDNEDLVKAVGSVKIDEAKAPGKGSKATQAVPKATQAVPKATQAVPKATPANPPAAKPAAYRPPHAKVAAAVQAELFGGSSSGELSKNALKNKKKREKQREKKQTEGASGTGGS, encoded by the exons ATTCCATGGTTTAAAGCCCCTGGATCCTACGTGGCTGCATTTGTTCCAGAATCCAAG GGAATGCCAGCCAGTGTTCAGATATATGCATGTGGAAAGGACTTACAAAGTCAAGCTGTTGCTCGACGCAGCTTCTTCCGCTGCTCAACTGTGCAACTGAGCTGGAACTCTGGTTCTACAGGGCTTCTAGTGGTGGTCCAATCAGATGTTGATAAAACAAACCAAAGCTACTACGGAGAATCAAAGTTGAACTACTTGACTATTGATGGGACCCATGAAGGGCTTGTTCCTCTCC GTAAAGACGGCCCTATTCATGATGTTCAATGGTCCTATTCGGGTAAAGAATTTGCAGTTGTTTATGGTT TTATGCCTGCTATGGCCACGGTGTTCGACAAGAAGTGCAATCCTCTGCTTGAGCTTGGAACAGGCCCATACAACACTATCAAATGGAATCCGCTGGGGAACT TTATATGCTTGGCAGGCTTTGGTAACTTACCAGGAGACATG GTGG TGTTATGCATCAACCAACATACTACGAAACCAAGAATATTTCAGCAAACAAAATTTGAGAAGCCATGTCTTAAGTGGAG GGTTAAAATTTTTCACCACAATGGATCATTGTACTTCAAGAAGATGTTTGACAGATTGTATCAG GTTGATTGGAAGCCAGAGTTAGTAGAAAAATTTGGTGACAATGAAGACCTTGTTAAGGCAGTTGGCTCGGTGAAAATAGATGAAGCTAAAGCGCCAG GGAAAGGATCAAAAGCTACCCAGGCCGTTCCAAAAGCTACCCAGGCCGTTCCAAAAGCTACCCAGGCCGTTCCGAAGGCTACACCTGCCAATCCTCCTGCAGCAAAACCTGCTGCTTATCGTCCACCTCATGCGAAGGTTGCTGCTGCGGTTCAAGCAGAG TTATTTGGAGGAAGTTCTTCAGG GGAGCTGAGCAAGAATGcattgaaaaacaagaaaaagcgGGAGAAACAACGGGAGAAAAAACAAACTGAGGGTGCTTCTGGAACTGGTGGTTCATGA